The DNA segment TCAGACAAGATGCAACAGACAATATTTTCTATGACGTTCTAATCTAGGCTAAAACCTACTTATTTAGGATGGCTTTTAGTACCCGGTAGTATGATAATACTTTTGTTTTATCTTGCATgctacatttattttgaagtacTGTTGGAAGGTAAAGTTAAGTAAAGTTAATTCTCACTGTGTGACTTGACCTTTTATTGTGTATCTTATTGATGCTTTCCGAATCACTGCCTTTCTGCTCTCTGGTTTCGAGATAGTGTTGGTTAAGGTGTGGTAAACACTAGTTTCTAGGAAATGCTTAATTTCTGCATAAAAGCTCTCCATAGCTGCTGCCATCTCCGGGAAACAAAACTCTCCAACGTACAGTATCTAGTTAcgtggttgctatgactacagccagagctacagcacaaaacagccaatcacaactgtccgacgtacagccaatcacaatgtatacgcccattcaagcgtacagccaatgatattgtgtgacgtaatcagcagacgacggagcCTTACaaccatagacatcatataggatcctataataataataataataataataataataataatacatttaatttagaggcgcctttcaagacacccaaggtcaccttacagagcatatagtcatcattcaaaactatgtaaaacagactaggaataaaaggaaaacagaggttaaacatgaaaaataataataattaataacactcaaagacgcctaaagtgaaggggggacctcactaaccacaaccaatatgtagcacccagttgggtgatgcacggcagccaattggcgccagaacgctcactacacaccatcttgaggtggagagttagggatatAGGAtcctatatgatgtctatgcTTACAACGGCAGcgcagcgctgccttgcgagccagccgtattcacgcaagatcctaaacctaatgtactcaccttccactcccaaaactactgcaattaaatgccacgctttatCCTTCCAgccattgtccttataaaaaggatgatttggtacataaatgacttcatgttgctgaacttcgacaatgagtctctcgtcgtccatgttgccgactgAAGAAGCTGACCTGACTAAAGACGCTGTCGGCGGCGATCATTGCTTTGCCGCCCAAGTGCATATTCAGATGAAAACCTCACAGAGAAGTGGTTTTCATCAAGTGGGCAGCACACGTTATTTTCCGGCGTCAAAATCCAGCAACCGtaacaatgtatttgtttttcacaaATGCATGTGCTGGGAAATCAGGGGATTTCAGGCAGAGAAATCCACTTCtcttttgtatttgtttccTTAATTTGATAAACACACTAACATTGGAGCCTTAAATATGGGGGGccgttattaattattattacaacatTGTGAACACAAGGGTTTCATGGAAGATTGAAATAGGTTTTCAACAGGTTCTACAGCAGTGGTTCTCCAACTTGGTGTCTCCTTACATGCATATGGGGTCGCAGGAGATTGTGAAAGTGAAAGCTTTTTTCTGTATTCTGGAAATTAACCTTGGACATTAAACGCATAATGTAGGCTACTCCTTATCAGCCTTATGTATGACTTGTGTTAGGCTACTGTGTAAGTTGTTGTTTTACAGTTCTGGAGTTGTAGATGCAAAATGATAACCAATGCTCTTGAATCTTGGAACATATTTTTCTGAATTTCTGAAGGAACCACATTGGACAATAGGACGAAGGAATTTTATGGGCAAATACACACGAATAGGAGACGCATATTTCACTTTCAATACGTCGTTCGAATGATAAGTCCGCTTGAGGTCAGCTAGTAAGGCATCAAGGAAGGGCCAACCCTTAATGCCTTCGTCATGATTTATTCTCAACTGAAATAGAATGTGAAAGTGAGAATGAACAAACAGATACTCACGAAAACATCGATAGTATAATTTCTGATCCAACCATGGCAATGAGAGCAGCActgctccttctctcgctcctcCACTCCTGCCACCTTCACCCCCTTGCTCGGCCGACCAACGGGTTGAACCAGTGTCGGACCACCCTCTCCATCACGGCTCTAGAGGTGCTGCCCGGTGGAGGCTGGGACAACCTGAGGAACATGGACATGGGTCGGGTCATGAACCTCAGCTACTCCCAGTGTCAGACCACCGAGGACGGCCTCTACCTCCTCCCAGACGAGGTCTTTGTCATCCCCCAGAAGCAGACCGGTGTGGAGTCCAACGCGGAGATCCTCAGCTCCTGGCTGGAGGTGAAAAGCACAACGTCACATACTATCAACATGGACGCATCCTACCTTTCTGTGCTGAACGCAAagttttctgtggagaaccagagaATGAAAACTCACCAGGTCCAAGAGTCATCCACCACAGCGAGAGTACAGGTGGGTTTTGTGTCACGATAAAAAGAAATTAATTTCAAGTTTTTTATTTGCTTTCTAAAATAGTTGATGGACCTCATagatctttctttctttctttctttcttgctttctttcttgctttctttctttcttgctttctttcttgctttcaTGTTTATTTCGAATATgtagacaaaacaaaaacaacaaatttTGCCAATTACAACAATAAAGCCATTCAAGaatgaataacaaaaacaaaaataataatagtaatagtaaaaataaaaagcaaaaagaaataaaaataaacattaatgtAAACATATCCGAAAAGGAGTGAGAAGAAGTAAAAACGTATGTACTCCCACCCCTCTTATTACTTACTCtgtatgtttaataataataataataataataataataaatgaatataaaaatgttatgttatataaataaatatacacatgtaagtatgtacataatatatatatctacaacATACATTTAACAAGTAACAGTATGAATGTGACACAACAGCGTGAATACACAGTATacctatacatacatacacaaacctaCTGACTCTTAGTGCAGTTCACTATATCCTGTGAACACTACATTTTTGTATATTCTTTTAAAAACATTGATGCTTGGACATTGCTTATGTACTTCGCTCAGATTGTTCCACAACTTGACACCTGTGATGGAAATGCGAAAAATTTTCATGGTGGAATTTCTCATCTGAATTTTGAAATTGAGTTCTCTCGTCAAATTATGCCCCCCCTCACGTTCACTAAACAAGTTTTGAATGTTCAATGGTAACAAATGGTACCTAGCCCTGTACATAGTTATTGCTGTTTGATATGAGACGATGTCTGTGAATTTTAATAATTTAGACTGTGAGTCTCTTATCACACAAGACATTTTTTGAATAACTAATCAAGTtaagagatttatttttataatttaatgTTTGGTATCCATCCCTGTCAACACTCAACTATTTGTACAAATTAAAAAGCAAAGTATTTTTGCTACAGGGATATGGCAAAATATAAGTAGGTGTTTAGGCTAAACGATAGCAGCTTAATGGCAGTAAAATATTTGAAACTGTTTGAAAAGGTTAAAATAATTGAACTAcccaaataaaaatgtatcagaCTTATTCAGATATATTCACTAAAGCCGACTTACAAAACAAATTCCGCTGCTAGTAAGGGGTCCTTTTTTGACATCTAATTAACGTGATTTGCCTGAACCTTAACCTGTATGCATGGAACTCTGTTTCTCATAGGTCCGCAACTTGGTCTACACTGCCAAGGCCTATCCTGATTTTGCTGTGGACTCGAGCTTTGCTCAGCAGGCAGTGCAGATAGCAGACGCCATTGAAAACAACCAGCCCAAGCATGCAGCATATCTTTCTGAGAAGATGGTGCTTGATTATGGAACCCATGTAATCACGGGTGTAGATGCTGGGGCTACTCTAGTCCAGGAGGATTACCTCCGATCCTCATATGTTGCCAACAGTCAGTCGCAGACCACCTCTGTCTCAGTACTCGCTGGCTTGAACTTTTTCGACAAACTAAAGTTCGATATTAGCAGCAAAGACACCACACAGAACGCCGCGCTCCAGGCGTATCAGTCCAACATTTCATACTCTCTAACCCAGAGTCACGGAGGTGTACCCTTCTACCCTGGTATGACCATGCAGAAGTGGCAGGAAGGCACCAGAAACAACTTGGTCGCCATTGACCGCACAGGGCTTCCACTACAGTACTTTATAAACCCCAAAACCTTCCCTGATATGCCAGAGCCCACGGTCAGCAGGTTGGCTCTATCGGTGAGTCACGCCATAAAGCGTTACTATGAAGTCAACACACGCCGGGGCTGTGTCGACATCGACTCCAAGAACTTCAACTTCCAGGCTAACGTGGATGACAAGTCGTGCCAGGGTCCGGCCACAAACCTCAGCTTCGGTGGTCTCTACCAGCAGTGTAGTCCGCTCACTGATGACGCAGATCCACTGTGTCAGGCCCTAGCCCAGAAGAACATAGATACAGGGGACTTCTCCTGCCGTTCGCCATACATCTCCACTCTACTGCGTTCAGAAGTCAGGCAGGAGGGTTACAATCAATACGAGTGTCAGACAGTATCTCACAACTGCTATTTGTTTTTCAAATGCCACCGCGAGGTGTGTGGCAACGTCTATTACGTGCGCAAAGCAAAGATCGATACCTACTGGTGCTCTGTTGATGGAAAGGCCCCTGAAGATTCTGGGTACCTGTTTGGAGGGATCTACGGCCCCTCCCTTCTGAATCCCATTACCAAATCCAAGAGCTGCCCTCTATACTTCATCCCACAAAGGTTTCTGTCAGATGGCCTGACGATCTGTTTGAGTAACGACTACGAGATGGCTACTGCATACTCTGTGCCGTTCGGGGGCCTCATCAGCTGTGAGTCAGCCAACCCACTGGCAGGGAACCAGAGGCATTGCCCTGCAGAGTTCAGCCAACATCTCGCCACAGTCAGCGATGGCTGCGAGGTCCTCTACTGCGTCCAGTCGGGACTGTTCACTGGTGGGCAACTGCTGCCAATCCGCCTGCCTCCCTTCACTCTGCCTCCGTTGATTAGCGCAATGGGTATGAGTACGGAGGTGGCGGTGATGAGTGAGGGGGAGCAGAGCTGGGTGAGAGTGAGCCAGAACAAGAAGTGGACACCGGTCCTGTCAGAGAACCTAATGGCAGTTATACGGGAGCTCCAAGTAGACCCTGGTGAGATGACAGCAGGATCAAAGGCAGGATTGGCCTTTGGGATCATTGGTTTGCTGGGGATTCTGGCTGTAGGAGGGGTGTTTCTGGTAAGAAAAAGGGCCTCTAGGAGAAACAGCTATGTGCATAAAGATGGGCAACCACAAATGAGTGAGACAGCGGTGCTGCTGCCAGAGGAAGGGATAGAAGAATAGGGGCCTAGTATGACTCCAGCTGCCGGAAGGTTTTGAAACACATAGAAGTATAGTAGCAGCATCATCTGTTGGGTGTTAGATTAAATAAATactgacaataataataataatataataatacatttaatttagaggcgcctttcaagacacccaaggtcaccttacatagcatatagtcatcatacattttttaaaaaacaagacattgtggaaaaaaaataaaataaaataaaataaacataagcaataagaaataaataaaacaaaaacaagataatAAACAATAATACGGTCCATCAAATTATCCTTTCATAATTATTACTTTGCTTTATAAATTGTCCATCAATAATTATAAATGAATGTCATTATGTTGTCTGTATCTACCATGTTTGCCTGTATAattcaattaaataaaaatgagcTATAATTTAACCTTTTTAGgggtcccctattgtttctgtaatgttgttttttttgtaaaagtcatactgcagcctatgcCGCTTTacatttgtggtactgcacccaaaggtggctattgtaaaaaaaatcatgaattaggtttatttctcctcaccagattgaccttgAAACAAAATTCTTTCACCATATTAATCTCCCAAATCAGATGCATTTTTTTCACCccggtcttctgctctaaaaatgtttactttcccACCATTGAATGCTAAAAATTACTTCTCCAACTAAAAAAGTAATTTTTTAGTTGGAGAAGTAAAATGTTATCATCCAGTTTCATGGAAACTGGATGATAACCATATGTAGAATTTGCTTCTTGATTACAGGATTATAGGAAAGAGATTCCCTGATTAATCAGAAAAGCAGTTTAAATCTAAGTGCCCCATCGCCATATTGTTCTATCAGAAATCTTGATGTAGAGATGTCGAGGAATTAAAGATTTAAGACGATTTTAGTAAGATAACGCAGAACCAGAATCAGCatttaatacaattatttatacaCAGAGAATTAGTGTCTGTTAAGCCTTCTATGGTACTCTGAGGATATCGGAGAGGAGAAGACAAGTACATACGAAAAACCACTGAAAAGGGAAGTACTGTGTGACAAGAACGTTATTGTTTGTTATCTGTGTGGATGAACAGAGAGCGCTGGTGTGGACCTATGAAGGGAGTGTGGTTCATCTGCTAGCCAGAGGTCTTAGAGCCCATGTGTATGAAGGGGTGATTAGGATCAGACCTTAGGGGGGCTCTGCCCCCAATGACATTGTGACATGCAGACAGTACCTTGCGATAGCATTCAACCCCCCTGACAGAATATTTCCATCCAATACAATGGAAGAAAATGTATTGGCGCATGCCAAAATCATCTCCCAGTACCAACAAAATCTTGCACTCAGGTGTCGACACTGCAACCAGATTTACGAATAATCTTTGTCTAACAGTGGAGAATATGATCAAATAGTTGATCGATGTCGTGAATAATTTAAGGTAAAATATTTGCTTTAAAATGATCAGTGCAAGTAATAATGCATATACATAATTACAAGTATGCAAGTAATATTTTGCTATTTAACAGAGAGGACCAAAATAGGTTTTCAACAGGTTCTGCAGCAGTGGTTCCCCAACTCGTGTCTCCTTTTATGCATACGGGGTCGCAGGAGATTGCTGATAGAGATATATGATCCACAGTGGCGCTTCTACGTCCAGTTACGCTGCTGGCGAGACTCCCTGCAAGCTTTGTTAGAGGAACACAATCACACGGCTGTAGCTTCTTCTCCATTATCAACTTCATCTATGAAATTTGCATGCAAGGTTGTTGCCTAGACAGGCCACCATGTTGTATCGAAGTTTTACTGCGATTTGAATGGAATGTCGCCAACGTAGTTTAAGTTTGTTCCATAAAGCGCCATTGTATTTCAATGTTTACTCTTTGCTGAATTACAAGGTGAGCGGTGTTTCACTTTTCTTGCACAATCTTGTTGAAACGAAATTTAAAAGCACCCATCTGGTCGGTTTGTTTAGtccatatgaatgaatgaatacttcATTCCAGAATCAAAGTTCCATATAAAAGACAATACAAAAGACAATACAAGTACAAGGTCAACATTGATTAAAATACATACAAGTGTGGCGGGGTTCAGTGTAAAAGTTAATAtgaacggggggagggggaaataactaaagagggaccgacaacgccacctggggaattacaccccaggaaatatagaacaaagaaaattaaactatgatattacagaaataataataaggaCACAGGTTTGAGAACTAAAGAGgcagagaaaataaatatactaACTGTTTCTTTTATTCcaataataactaaataaagaaaactggaACAAAACCAATCCAAACCAAACAGCAAAACAGGGGTTATCCAATGGTCaaacaatgaaacagaaaaaggggaaataacacaaaagcaaactgaactaaagcaaacaaaacaaaatagcaaaacagaaccaagacaaaacaaaaaaaaaacagcacagctaaaacagaacaactaaaaccgtacaaaacagcagcagggaATCCTAAAAGAAAACAAGGGACACTAATTAATAAAAGTTCAAATGGGAACTCAAAACTGTTAAAAGACGGGGACCCTACTCACCACCCTAGGAGGTAACCAACAGAGGCTGAGTTCAGCCATCTTGGCCCTTTTATCTTGCACCTCggtgcagggggaggagctaagACGGAGTTGCATTCGCATCCCCTACTGAGGTTCACTACAATCGACCCCCTGGGTTTTTAATCGTCGGCCCGACGATTTACATTTACTGTCATGGCCtaaacaccacacagccactaAGCACAGGCATCAGAGAGTTAGCAGCCCCAATAGCACTACTCCCAGCAACCTGAGGAAGATGGTGGAGGTTTGGGTGTCTGCCTGCGTTTGGACGGATTGTTCTTCTCAGGGAGGCCTCACTGGTGCTTGGAATTTCAGTGCTAGTTGTTGAAAACGCTGGGCCGTCGCTTGGCTGAGATGTAGCAACAGCATCAGTTTGGTTTGGTGAGAAGGTGATGATGACAGGCCGCGCTGGTAGGTGGTTTCTTGGGACAGCCATGGGTTCAGAGGTCACTACAGCCCAGTCGCTATCAAACGATGACTCATCTGCTGAGATGGATCCCATCTGTTCAGGGGGTTCACTGGGGGGACAATTAGCAGCACAATCCACTTTGCCTTTGATGAGAGAACGATGAACATGCTTTACCTGCTGGGGGTTATGCACCGGAGCCACAGTATACACAGACCCTACCATGCCAGGGGCCTTCAGTACTTTATACACTGTTGAGCTGTTTTCAAGCCTTTCCCTGttctatatttttaataaaacaatttaaattCCATATGGTTTGGTCTTTGTTTCTGAAAAGGTCCAATTGCAGGGTTTGAATATTATGAccatacatatttttgtttttgctgtCTTCACCAATTATTTTTATATCTGATAGTGTTTCCATTACAGCTCAAACAGTGGGTTCAGTGGCTCAATAAAGGTTTTGAAATGGAGTCACGTGGCAAAAAAGGTTGGCACAACTGTTTtcagagaggtagggaggggcCAGGTTGTTTTGTTGGCTTTGAAGGAGATGAGTAGTATTTTGATACCAATCCGGTATTTGATgggaagccagtggaggtcGTGCAGGACAGGAGTGATGTGGTCTGAGTGGCAGGTCGAAGACAGCAAACGGGCTGCAGAGTTTTGAAAATATTTTAGTCTAATAAGTATGTGTTTTGATGATCCGTATAGGATGGAGttatcaatggaggatggagtAATCAAGGCGGGATGAAATGAATTTGTGGACCAGAGTTTCGGCGGTTGAGAGTGATAGGGAAGGACGGACAGGAGGGATGTTCCTGCGATGAAAGAAGGCTTTTTTTGTAATCTGGTTCATATTGGTGAGGAATGAGAGTGTGGGGTCAAGGATGATACCTAGGTTGCGGACG comes from the Gadus chalcogrammus isolate NIFS_2021 chromosome 6, NIFS_Gcha_1.0, whole genome shotgun sequence genome and includes:
- the LOC130384542 gene encoding macrophage-expressed gene 1 protein-like, producing MAMRAALLLLSLLHSCHLHPLARPTNGLNQCRTTLSITALEVLPGGGWDNLRNMDMGRVMNLSYSQCQTTEDGLYLLPDEVFVIPQKQTGVESNAEILSSWLEVKSTTSHTINMDASYLSVLNAKFSVENQRMKTHQVQESSTTARVQVRNLVYTAKAYPDFAVDSSFAQQAVQIADAIENNQPKHAAYLSEKMVLDYGTHVITGVDAGATLVQEDYLRSSYVANSQSQTTSVSVLAGLNFFDKLKFDISSKDTTQNAALQAYQSNISYSLTQSHGGVPFYPGMTMQKWQEGTRNNLVAIDRTGLPLQYFINPKTFPDMPEPTVSRLALSVSHAIKRYYEVNTRRGCVDIDSKNFNFQANVDDKSCQGPATNLSFGGLYQQCSPLTDDADPLCQALAQKNIDTGDFSCRSPYISTLLRSEVRQEGYNQYECQTVSHNCYLFFKCHREVCGNVYYVRKAKIDTYWCSVDGKAPEDSGYLFGGIYGPSLLNPITKSKSCPLYFIPQRFLSDGLTICLSNDYEMATAYSVPFGGLISCESANPLAGNQRHCPAEFSQHLATVSDGCEVLYCVQSGLFTGGQLLPIRLPPFTLPPLISAMGMSTEVAVMSEGEQSWVRVSQNKKWTPVLSENLMAVIRELQVDPGEMTAGSKAGLAFGIIGLLGILAVGGVFLVRKRASRRNSYVHKDGQPQMSETAVLLPEEGIEE